In Planctomycetota bacterium, the DNA window CCGCCGCGTGGCGGGGCACGCTCGATTGGTAGAGAGCAAATCCGCACGACCGCCCTTCGGCGATCGCGCGCTCCGTCGGAGTCGCGTGCGCGAGCACGCGGGCTCTTAGAACACCATCGGCGGGCCGCCCCGCTCGCTGGGCAGCAGCCCGCCCTCGGCCAGCCGCCGCTCGCTGGCACTGAACTCGTGCAGCGGGCGGACGACCCCGAGCCGGGCGTTGGCCCTCGCCAGCGCGGCTTTGAACAGGCGGAGCAGCCCGACGAAGCGAGCGAGCCGCAGCATCGCCCGCAGCGCCGCCAGCCCCGAGACGACCTGGACCATCTGGAGCAGGGCCTCGATGGTGAGATGGAATGAACTATCCGCAACGCGAACCAAGCCGGTGGGCAGCATGATGCCCCTCCTTCGTGCTGGCCGGCCGGGCGAGGGACGCACCGCGCGCCGCATCGCCCCGCCGGGGTGTGGTCATGGGTGCCGACGCGGCGACGCACGCGCGAGCGGTGCGGCGGGCGGCGGCGGATCAGCGCGAGATCAACGCAACAGCGGCGCGATCACGCACGATGGGGGATGTGGTGCGGGGTGGCCGGTCGACGGCCCCGGGCGTCCGGTCCGCTAGCCCTGGTACGGGCCGGCGTGCGTCCGGTCGATCCCGACGCCGGAGCCGGCATCCACCGGCGTGCGCAGGACGAGGGCCGAGAGACCGAGCACCTGGATGGTGTTGATGGTCGTGATCATCGGACGCCTCCTCTTCTGGCCGGGGTCCCGCGTGGAGCAGGCCGGCCGGACCGGATCGCGAGAGCGGATACGGTACCCCGAATGCCGACGGGGTCAACCCCTATCGGCCGGTCGGACCCGCTGGATTCACGGAACGGCAACACGCCGGCCCGGTCACGCGGGCACCGCAGGAATCGAGAGCGAGGCTCACCGCAGCCCGTACTCCTTGAGCTTGCGGTAGAGGGTCCGCTCGCCGATGCCCAGGAGGCGGGCGGCCTGCTCGCGGTTGCCGCCGGTGAGGCGGAGCGTCTCGCGGATGGCCCGCTTCTCGATCTGCTCGAGGCTGGTGCCCGCCAGCGTGCCGGCGGCGGCGCCCGCCTCGCCCGCGTCGGCGTCGTCGCCCGCGCGGACCTCGGCGGGGATGTGGCGGACCTCGAGGCGTGCCGCCTGGTCGCCCTCGGCCTCGCCCACGCCCATCACCACCATGTTCTGCACGACGTTGAGCAACTGGCGGACGTTGCCCGGCCAGTGGTATGCGGTGAGCCGCATGAGCGCGGCGTCGGTGACCTCGGGCGTGGCCTGCTTCATCTCGTCGGCGAAGCGGGCGGCGGCGTGCTGCACGATGCGGGGGATGTCCTCGCGGCGCTCCCGCAGCGGCGGCACGTGCACGTGCGCGCCGTTGATGCGGAAGTACAGGTCCTCGCGGAACGTGCCCTGGGCGATCATCGCCTGTAGGTCTCGGTTGGTGGCGCTCACGAAGCGGACGTCGGTCTGGCGGGGGTCGTTGCTGCCCAGGCGGACGACGTCGCCGGTCTCGAGCACCCGCAGCAGCTTGGCCTGCATGCTCATGGGCATGTCGCCGATTTCGTCGAGGAAGAGCGTGCCCCCGCTGGCGTACTCGAACACGCCCTCGCGGTCCTTCTCGGCCCCGGTGAACGCGCCGCGGATGTGGCCGAAGAGCTGGTCCTCGATCAGGCTCTCGCTCTGGCCCGCGCAGTTGAAGGCGACGTATCGCTTGTTCGCCCTCGGGCTGTTGCGGTGCACGGCCTGGGCGATGAGCTCCTTGCCCGTGCCGCTCTCGCCGGTGATGAGCACGGCGATGGTGCTGGGCGCGACCGTCTTGACGGTCTTGAGGATCCGCCGCATGGGCTCGCTGCCCGCGATGATGCCCTCGAAGCCGTCGTGCTGCACCAGGTCGGTCAGCTCGCCCGATTCGTGTCGCAGCAGCACCGCCTCGGCGGCGCGGTTGATGAGGCTGCGGAAGACCCCCAGGTCCAGCGGCTTCTCGATGAAGTCGTACGCGCCGTCCTTGAAGGCGCGGCGGGCGGTCGAGACGTCGCCGTGGGCCGTCACCATCACCGTCTCGGCATCGGGCTGCAGCCGGCGGGCGGCGGCGAGCACGAGCAGGCCCGCGTTGCCGCCCTCGGCGTCGACCGTCGCGCCGTCGAGCGTCGCCACGCCCGCGGAGGTGGGCATCCGCAGATCGGTGACGATCACGTCGAAGGCGCCCCCCCGCAGCTCGTCCATGGCCTCGGCCACGCCGCCCACGATGGTACAGACGTGGCCCGGCTTGCGCAGCGCATCGGCCATGACGTCGGCGTGGTCGGGCTCGTCCTCGACGAGGAGCACCTGGGCGGCGAGCTTGCGGTCGGTGGGTTCGGCGATGGCCATCGCGTGCAGTTTACGAGAGCGCCGCGGCGCCGGGCGACGCCGCCCGCGCCAGCCCGCCCGCGGCGATGGCGATGGCGTCGGCGACGTCGGCCGGCGAGGGTGGCTCGGCCAGCCCGTACCGGGCCTGCACCGCCAGCCGCATCTGGTCCTTGCTCGCCCGCCCGAATCCGGTCATCGATCGCTTGACGGCCGCCGGCGGCAGCTCGAGCACCGCGAGCCCGGCCCGCTTGGCGGCCAGCAGGATGACCCCCCGGGCGTGGCCCATCGCGATGGCCGACCGCGGGAAGCGCTCGTGCACGAAGACCGACTCGACGCAGGCCAGCCCGGGCTGCACCCGCTCGATCAGCTCGCACAGGTCCCGCTCGAGTTCGACGAGCCGCCGGGCCAGGCCGTCGGGGGAGGCGTCGCCCCGCGTGAGGCGGAAGACGCCCGCCTCGACTAGCCGCTCGCCCCCGCCGTGCTCGTCCACGCAGGCGTAGCCGGTCAGCCGCAAGCCGGGATCGATGCCGAGCACGCGCACGCTCATCGGGAGTGGTTGTCGGCACGATCGCCCGGATCGCGGGAGTAGTGCTTCTGCCAGTGGATCAACGCCTTGGCCATGCAGTCGCACTCGAGGTTGACGAGCCCCCCCGCGTTCAGCCGGCCCAGGTTGGTCCGCTCGAGCGTCTCGGGGATGAGCGCGATCTCGAACCAGCCCTCCGCGGGCGACAGTTCGGCCACCGTCAGCGACACGCCGTCCACCGCGATCGAGCCGCGGGGCACGACGAACTCCATGAGCGGCGCCGGCGGGCGGATCCGCGCCCGCCACTCGCCATCGGTGCGGACGCGGACGATCTCGCCGACGCCGTCGACGTGGCCCTGCACGATGTGGCCGCCCAGCAGCGTCCGCGGCGTGCAGGATCGCTCCAGGTGCAGGTGATCGCCCGCGGCCAGGCCGCCCAGCGTGGTGTTGGCCAGCGTCTGGGGGACGGCGTCGAAGGCCAGGGCGTTGCCGTCGTGCTCGACCAGCGTGAGGCAGCAGCCGTTGATGGCGATCGACTCGCCGCGCTGCGGCGGCGGATCGGCCAGCAGGCCCGGGGCCTCGATCGAGAGCCGGCGGCCGGCGTCGATGGACGTGGCCGACAGCAGCCGCCCGGTGTGCCAGATCAGCCCCGTGAACACGCCGTCCCTCCCGCGGCCGGGCGGCCGCCGCCTCGCCTTGACCCCCTGCGGCGGGCGTCGGATACTGTGGCTTCCGCGGCCGAACCGCGGCGGAACGCGCGGCGCGTTCCGACCAGCAACCGTACGGGCCGCGACCCGCCCTGGGAGCCATCCACGCATGCGTACTCGAAACGAATCTCGTCGTGCCCGGGCAGCGGCCGGCGTCGGCGCGGCGTGCCTGCTGGCGGCCGGCGTGCTCGCGGCCGGCTGCGCGAGCACCGGCGTGGTCTCGCCCGGCGCCCAGAGCGATTCGCTGCGGGTCGAGGCCGACGACCTGCGCACGCTGGGCTACGCCCGGGGCTGGCAGGGCTACCCCATCGTGACCCGCGGCCGCGACGTCGAGCACGCCCTCGTTGCCGACGACGTTGTGCTGGTGCTCGAGGGCGGCTCCACGCTGAGCTGCCTCGACGTCGAGGACCGCGGCCGCCTCCGCTGGTCCCGCCAGCTCGATACCGCGACGACGCCGTTCTTCGGCATCGCCCGCGAGGGCAACCTCGTGTACGCCAACTCGTCGGCCGAGCTGTTCGTGGTCGATCTGCTCACGGGCGACCTCGTCTCGCGGCAGGCGTTGTCCCGCCAGGTCAGCACCGGGCCGGTCCGCGTGAACGGGCAGCTCATCTTCGGGTGCGGCGACGGCCAGATCCTCTCGTGGCTGCCCTCGGGCGGCTTCGACGGCATCCCGCTGTGGGACAACAAGATCGACGGGCCCGTCCGCAGCCAGCCCGTGCTGCTCGACGCCGGCTTCGTCGGCATCGTTTCCGAGACCGGCAACGTCATGTTCCTCGATCCACAGACCGGCAGCCGCGTCCGAGAGGCCGGCGGCGGCGCCCGCTTCAACGCGCTCTTCGGCGGGCCGGGGGCCCAGCCCGACGGCGGCGACCGCTACCTCGTCGTCGCCAGCGAGGACCAGTCGCTGTGGGCCTTCGATGCCGGACGCAGCCAGCACCTCTGGCGGGTGCCCACCGAGGCGCCGCTGTCGCGTCGGCCGATCGTCCACCAGGGCATCGTCTACGCCGACCTGGGCGAGACGGGCTTCCACGCCCTCGACCTGCGGACGGGCGATGTGCTCTGGCAGGCCGAGGACGTCTCGGGCGAGCTGGTCGCCGTCCGCGACGACCTGCTGATCGTGTTCGACGCCGAGGCGGAGGCCATCGCCCAGGTCGACCTGTTCACGGGAGATGTGTTCGCCCGCATCGACGTGCCGGGCGTCGTCCGCATCGATGCCGAGGGCGTGGTCGATCGGCCCATCTACATGGTGACCGATCGCGGCCTGGTCGCCCAGTTCACGCCCGACGCCTGATCCTCCGCGTGCCCGACGCCGTCCGCCCGATCCGCCGCGCCCTGCTGTCGGTCAGCGACAAGGCGGGCATCGTCGAGCTTGCGCGCACGCTGGCGGCCCGCGGCGCCGAGATCGTCTCCACCGGCGGCACCGCACGGGCGCTGCGGGACGCGGGGCTCACCATCCGCGAGGTGGCCGACCTCACGGGCCTGCCCGAGATGTTTAGCGGCCGCGTCAAGACGCTGCACCCCGCGGTGCACGGCGGCATCCTCGCCGTCCAGGAAGACGCGGAGCACCAGGCGGCGATGGATGCGCACGGCATCGGTCCCATCGATCTGGTGTGCGTCAACTTGTACCCCTTCGAGCAGACCGTGTCGAAGCCCGGCGTCTCGCGGGCCGAGGCGATCGAGCAGATCGACATCGGCGGGCCCGCGATGATCCGGTCGGCGGCGAAGAACCACGATCGCGTCGCGGTGCTCACCAGCCCCGAGCAGTACGGGCTTGTGGCGCAGGAGGTCGAAGCCCACGGCGGGACCACCAGGACGCTCCGGGAATCGCTCGCGACCGCAGCCTTTGCGCGCACCAGCGCGTACGACGCCGCCATCGCGGCGCACCTCGGCGGCGATGACGATTTTCCACCCGTGCTCGCGCCCCGCTTCGAGCGCATGGCCGAGCTGCGCTACGGCGAGAATCCCCACCAGCGGGCGGCGGTCTACCGCGACCCCAGCCACACCGGCCCCACCGTGGTGGGCGTCGAGCCGCTGCACGGCAAGCCGCTGAGCTACAACAACGTGGCCGACGCGTCGGCGGCGCTGGAGCTCGTCCGCTCGATGGCGCACGCCAGCGGCCGGGTGGCGGCGGCGGTCGTCAAGCACGCCAACCCGTGCGGGGCGGCGGCGGGCGGGATGCCCGAGGCCGTCGATCGGGCGCTGCTCGGCGATCCCGTCGCGGCCTTCGGCGGCATCGTTGCGTGCAGCCACGAGATCGACGAGCCGACGGCCGAGCGGCTGAGCGCCGACGGGCTGTTCCTCGAGGTCATCGCGGCGGCGGGCTTCACGATGGCCGCGCTCGAGCGGCTGCGGGCGCGGTGGAAGAACACCCGGCTGCTGGCGGTCGGCGAGGTTGCCAAGCCCACGCCCGGGCGCACGCTTCGGACCGTGCCGGGCGGCGCCCTCGTGCAGCAAGCCGACGTGCTCAGGCCCGGCGGCGACTGGACGCACGCCGCCGGCCCGCCGCTGACGCGCGACGCCGAGCGCGACGCTCGCACGCTGGTGTGCGTCGCGCGTGCGCTGACGAGCAACGCCGTGGCCATCGGGGGGCGGACCGACGGCGGCGTCGCGCTCTTCGGCGCGGGCGCGGGCCAGATGGATCGGCTGACGAGCTGCCGGCTCGCCGCCGACAAGGCGGGCGATCGCGCCCGCGGCGGCATGGCCGCCAGCGACGGCTTCTTCCCCTTCCCCGATGGTCCGGAAATCCTCATCGACGCCGGCGTCACGGCCATCGTCCAGCCCGGCGGATCCAGGCGGGACGGCGAGACCATCGAGCTGTGCGAGGACCGCGGCGTCACGCTCGTGATGACCGGCATGCGGCACTTTCGCCACTAGAGCGATCTTGGGCAGCCCGTGGCGGCCTCGGGCCGCGACGCTCGCTCTCGAACGGCCTTGGGATCCCCCAGGGTTGTGCGGATCGCGCGAAACTGGCGCTGTCGCCGTTGAATCGCGGGCGAAACCGGCCGAAAATCCGTGGCGGAAAGCGAAATCACGGATGCGTACGGCGAGGACCCCACAACGCAGGTACAGCAGCGGGCGACCAGCCGTCCGCACCATGAGGGCGTGCACGCTCGACGTGCCCGTCCTGCTGCTGAACCGCAGCTACGCCGCCCTCCGGGTCATCTCCGCCCGGAGGGCGTTCACGCTTCTGTGCAAGGAGCTGGCCGAGGTCGTGCACGTCGAGGGCGCGGGCTTCTCGAGCCACGACTTCGCCTCGTGGGTCGAACTCTCCGAACTGCAGCGGCAGATCGAGCCCGAGGCGCACGACTGGGTCCGCACCGTGCGGCTGTCGATCGCGGTGCCGCGGGTCATCCGGCTGCTCGAGTACGACCGGCTACCGCGCATGGAGGTCCGGCTCAGCCGCCGCACGGTGTTCGAGCGGGACAACCACCAGTGCCAGTACTGCTCGCGGTACTTCCGCACGTCGGACCTGTCGGTGGACCATGTGCTGCCCCGTGCGCGGGGCGGGGGCGATAGCTGGGAGAACCTGGTGACGGCGTGCATCCGCTGCAACGCCGCCAAGGGCGATCGCACGCCGTCGGAGGCGGGCATGCCGCTGATCAAGAAGCCCCGCCGGCCCGCGCCGGGCGGCGTGCTGGCGGGTCGCCGCGGCGCGCCACGCTACAGCGCCTGGGCGGCGTTTCTGCCCCAGGTGCGCTGACGCCGCGGCGCGACGAAGCGAGGCCGGGATTCCTGGTTCTGCGTGGCTCAGGTCGAGGCGGCGCCGGTCGCGCTGCCCGAGGCCTGGTCGGCGAAGGCGGCCAGCTCGAAGTCCTTGGTGGTGATGCCGCCCGCGTCGTGCGTGGACACGGTCAGCGTGACCTTCGAATAGCGGATGAGGATGTCGGGGTGGTGCTGGGTGCGCTCGGCTTCCTCGGCGATCTCGTTGACGAACCGCATGGAGGCCCGGAAGTCGGCGAACTCGAAGGTCCGCTGGATCTCGCCGCTGATCTCGGTCCACTCGGGGTGGCCCGAGAGGCGGTCCTGGACTTCGGTCTCGGAGAGCTTGTCCATCCTGTGTGGCTCCAATCCTCGGCTCGGCGGACGGGATCCTCCCCGCCCGGATACAACGGTAGCCGCCGGTCCGCCATGGTCGCCCGGGCTCCGAACACGGCCCGAGCGCGGCAGCCCCGGCGCTCGAGTGCGCCGATTGAACACAGCATGATGCAGCAGGACGCCAACAACCAGCCCTTGCGCGAGGCCACCCGGCTCGCGCCCTCGCCCACCGGGGCGCTGCACCTGGGCAACGCCCGCACCTTCGTGGTCAACTGGATCCTGGCGCGGCGGCGCGACTGGCGGGTGGTCCTGCGGATCGAGGACCTCGACGGACCCCGCGTCAAGCCCGAGGCCATCGGCCAGACCATCGAGGTGCTGGAGTGGCTGGGCCTGGACTGGGACGAGGGGCCGATCCTCCAGAGCGAGGACCGCGAGCGGCACATGGGGGCCGTCGCCGAGCTAGCAGCACGGGGCCTGGCCTACCCGTGCGCGCTGACGCGGACCGAGATCGAGGCGGCGGCGTCGGCCCCGCACCTGGGCGGCGCGCCGGCGTCCCCGCCGATGCGGCCCGTGGACCTCAGGCCGGCGGCCTTCCGCGATGCCGGCACCAACTGGCGGTTCGTGATGCCCGACCGCGAGGTCCAGATCGACGACGCCTGCGCGGCACGGAGCGTGCATCGGCCCCTCGACGACGCGGGCGACGTCGTCATATGGACCAAGCGCGGCATGGCGGCGTACCACCTGGCCGTCGTCGCGGACGACCACGCCCAGGGCATCACGCACGTCGTTCGCGGCGACGACCTGCTGCCCTCGGCCGCGGTGCAGAGGTGCCTGTACGACGCGCTGGGGATCGGGCCCCTCCCCGCGTACGCCCACCTGCCGCTGGTGGTGGGGCCCGACGGCCGCCGGCTCGCCAAGCGGCACGGCGACAGCCGCCTGGTCCGCTACCGCGACGCCGGCGTGCCACCCGAGCGGATCCTGGGACTGCTGGCGTCGTGGAGCGTGCCGGACCCGGACCCAGGCCCGGCCCGCGAACCGCTGGACCTCGAGGCGTTCGCGGCCCGCTTCGACCTCGATACGATGCCGAGGGACCCCGCCCGATTCACGCCGGAGGACGACGCATGGCTTCTCGGACGCTCCTGATCGCGGTGCTGCTGGCCGGCCTCGCGGGCCTGCTCGCCGCCTGCACGCCCACCGATGCGGTCGCCAACGACGTGGAGACCGTGCGGATCAAGGGCGAGGTCTTCTTCCTGGAGATCGCCGCCGACGATCCGACGCGGGTCCGCGGGCTGTCGGGACGGGAGTTGATCGAGGAGGACGGCGGCATGCTGTTCGTCTTCCCCAGGCCCCGGCCGCTCAGCTTCGTGATGCGGGACTGCCTGGTGCCGATCGACATCGCCTTCCTCGACCAGTTCGGGACCGTGACGGCGACGCACGAGATGCCCATCCAGCCCAGGAACGAGGGCGAGAGCGACGCCGAGTACGAGAGGCGGCTGACGCAGTACTCCAGCCGGG includes these proteins:
- a CDS encoding sigma-54 dependent transcriptional regulator produces the protein MAIAEPTDRKLAAQVLLVEDEPDHADVMADALRKPGHVCTIVGGVAEAMDELRGGAFDVIVTDLRMPTSAGVATLDGATVDAEGGNAGLLVLAAARRLQPDAETVMVTAHGDVSTARRAFKDGAYDFIEKPLDLGVFRSLINRAAEAVLLRHESGELTDLVQHDGFEGIIAGSEPMRRILKTVKTVAPSTIAVLITGESGTGKELIAQAVHRNSPRANKRYVAFNCAGQSESLIEDQLFGHIRGAFTGAEKDREGVFEYASGGTLFLDEIGDMPMSMQAKLLRVLETGDVVRLGSNDPRQTDVRFVSATNRDLQAMIAQGTFREDLYFRINGAHVHVPPLRERREDIPRIVQHAAARFADEMKQATPEVTDAALMRLTAYHWPGNVRQLLNVVQNMVVMGVGEAEGDQAARLEVRHIPAEVRAGDDADAGEAGAAAGTLAGTSLEQIEKRAIRETLRLTGGNREQAARLLGIGERTLYRKLKEYGLR
- a CDS encoding crossover junction endodeoxyribonuclease RuvC, with the translated sequence MSVRVLGIDPGLRLTGYACVDEHGGGERLVEAGVFRLTRGDASPDGLARRLVELERDLCELIERVQPGLACVESVFVHERFPRSAIAMGHARGVILLAAKRAGLAVLELPPAAVKRSMTGFGRASKDQMRLAVQARYGLAEPPSPADVADAIAIAAGGLARAASPGAAALS
- a CDS encoding riboflavin synthase, whose translation is MFTGLIWHTGRLLSATSIDAGRRLSIEAPGLLADPPPQRGESIAINGCCLTLVEHDGNALAFDAVPQTLANTTLGGLAAGDHLHLERSCTPRTLLGGHIVQGHVDGVGEIVRVRTDGEWRARIRPPAPLMEFVVPRGSIAVDGVSLTVAELSPAEGWFEIALIPETLERTNLGRLNAGGLVNLECDCMAKALIHWQKHYSRDPGDRADNHSR
- a CDS encoding PQQ-binding-like beta-propeller repeat protein; protein product: MRTRNESRRARAAAGVGAACLLAAGVLAAGCASTGVVSPGAQSDSLRVEADDLRTLGYARGWQGYPIVTRGRDVEHALVADDVVLVLEGGSTLSCLDVEDRGRLRWSRQLDTATTPFFGIAREGNLVYANSSAELFVVDLLTGDLVSRQALSRQVSTGPVRVNGQLIFGCGDGQILSWLPSGGFDGIPLWDNKIDGPVRSQPVLLDAGFVGIVSETGNVMFLDPQTGSRVREAGGGARFNALFGGPGAQPDGGDRYLVVASEDQSLWAFDAGRSQHLWRVPTEAPLSRRPIVHQGIVYADLGETGFHALDLRTGDVLWQAEDVSGELVAVRDDLLIVFDAEAEAIAQVDLFTGDVFARIDVPGVVRIDAEGVVDRPIYMVTDRGLVAQFTPDA
- the purH gene encoding bifunctional phosphoribosylaminoimidazolecarboxamide formyltransferase/IMP cyclohydrolase; this translates as MPDAVRPIRRALLSVSDKAGIVELARTLAARGAEIVSTGGTARALRDAGLTIREVADLTGLPEMFSGRVKTLHPAVHGGILAVQEDAEHQAAMDAHGIGPIDLVCVNLYPFEQTVSKPGVSRAEAIEQIDIGGPAMIRSAAKNHDRVAVLTSPEQYGLVAQEVEAHGGTTRTLRESLATAAFARTSAYDAAIAAHLGGDDDFPPVLAPRFERMAELRYGENPHQRAAVYRDPSHTGPTVVGVEPLHGKPLSYNNVADASAALELVRSMAHASGRVAAAVVKHANPCGAAAGGMPEAVDRALLGDPVAAFGGIVACSHEIDEPTAERLSADGLFLEVIAAAGFTMAALERLRARWKNTRLLAVGEVAKPTPGRTLRTVPGGALVQQADVLRPGGDWTHAAGPPLTRDAERDARTLVCVARALTSNAVAIGGRTDGGVALFGAGAGQMDRLTSCRLAADKAGDRARGGMAASDGFFPFPDGPEILIDAGVTAIVQPGGSRRDGETIELCEDRGVTLVMTGMRHFRH
- a CDS encoding HNH endonuclease; the protein is MRACTLDVPVLLLNRSYAALRVISARRAFTLLCKELAEVVHVEGAGFSSHDFASWVELSELQRQIEPEAHDWVRTVRLSIAVPRVIRLLEYDRLPRMEVRLSRRTVFERDNHQCQYCSRYFRTSDLSVDHVLPRARGGGDSWENLVTACIRCNAAKGDRTPSEAGMPLIKKPRRPAPGGVLAGRRGAPRYSAWAAFLPQVR
- a CDS encoding 4a-hydroxytetrahydrobiopterin dehydratase, which produces MDKLSETEVQDRLSGHPEWTEISGEIQRTFEFADFRASMRFVNEIAEEAERTQHHPDILIRYSKVTLTVSTHDAGGITTKDFELAAFADQASGSATGAAST
- a CDS encoding glutamate--tRNA ligase family protein, coding for MMQQDANNQPLREATRLAPSPTGALHLGNARTFVVNWILARRRDWRVVLRIEDLDGPRVKPEAIGQTIEVLEWLGLDWDEGPILQSEDRERHMGAVAELAARGLAYPCALTRTEIEAAASAPHLGGAPASPPMRPVDLRPAAFRDAGTNWRFVMPDREVQIDDACAARSVHRPLDDAGDVVIWTKRGMAAYHLAVVADDHAQGITHVVRGDDLLPSAAVQRCLYDALGIGPLPAYAHLPLVVGPDGRRLAKRHGDSRLVRYRDAGVPPERILGLLASWSVPDPDPGPAREPLDLEAFAARFDLDTMPRDPARFTPEDDAWLLGRS
- a CDS encoding DUF192 domain-containing protein; this translates as MASRTLLIAVLLAGLAGLLAACTPTDAVANDVETVRIKGEVFFLEIAADDPTRVRGLSGRELIEEDGGMLFVFPRPRPLSFVMRDCLVPIDIAFLDQFGTVTATHEMPIQPRNEGESDAEYERRLTQYSSRAAALFAIELRSGKLAELGVEPGDRIELDAERLQRMAR